One Deinococcus sp. LM3 genomic region harbors:
- a CDS encoding NUDIX hydrolase yields the protein MSNLSRTLPIKRAAHVYLIRDGHLLLVEERMDDGSIFYGLPGGKANAGETLGDAAVRQVLYETGLTVTDLMFVSLLEGELLPGTRNECYAIFGRFTATFHGELDPTDPEVVGVKWVPFEQVESLVRYGPPPEVEERNPLIWVPTRDFVRGQPRAYYPI from the coding sequence ATGAGTAACCTGTCGCGCACCCTGCCCATCAAGCGCGCCGCGCACGTGTACCTGATCCGCGACGGGCACCTGCTGCTGGTCGAGGAACGCATGGACGACGGCAGCATCTTCTACGGCCTGCCCGGCGGCAAGGCCAACGCCGGCGAGACCCTCGGGGACGCCGCCGTGCGGCAGGTGCTGTACGAGACGGGCCTGACCGTCACGGACCTGATGTTCGTCAGCCTGCTCGAAGGCGAACTGCTGCCCGGCACCCGCAACGAGTGCTACGCCATCTTCGGGCGCTTCACCGCGACCTTCCACGGCGAACTGGACCCCACCGACCCCGAGGTCGTGGGCGTCAAGTGGGTGCCGTTCGAGCAGGTCGAGTCCCTCGTCCGTTACGGCCCGCCCCCCGAGGTCGAGGAACGCAACCCGCTGATCTGGGTGCCCACCCGCGACTTCGTGCGCGGCCAGCCCCGCGCTTACTACCCCATCTAG
- a CDS encoding M1 family metallopeptidase has translation MHSVVRFSNPLRGGLLVGAMLLPAPFLAAAQTVPAASPATQVRPVGDTLYPTLGQAGLDAVHYDVHLTVTQPGTRALSGDVTATLRARQSLPLISLDFLGPAVTAALWDGQPVPFRQDRAGGKLLILRALPAGQEARVTLRYAGLAGVLPDPVFPFTLGWQAVPDPLNAAGGANFAFSEPDGTRTFLPVNDHPSDPATFTVTLTVPPGTTAAASGFRGQVTDTPGAHTVTFHQTRPIPTYALAVHLGPLEAVDSPGVPVGPGGTLITRRDYFPPGTADAARAPYRRTGEILEALSDWFGPYPFATYGSAVVTARLPALETATLSTMPVTSSSERVIVHEAAHQWFGNTVALRDWSDVWLNEGFATYAELLWAEHQGQDGQALAHAWHATLQRRGTRPLIAVTPDQMFDTSAYQRGALALHALRLHAGDPAFRRFLRGYAAGEAGAVVGTGDLLAYVHRTLGPGAAVLLRQWVEAPELPSYRLRLNGLQSPFNPSEASGSNTGSGRGAGNPVKSRIVGETNGIRITPPRSGNPDFALRNVGYLTLPVPGGVRFPHVAIWKEHR, from the coding sequence GTGCATTCCGTCGTTCGTTTCTCCAACCCCCTCCGGGGCGGGCTGCTGGTCGGCGCGATGCTGCTGCCCGCCCCGTTCCTGGCCGCCGCGCAGACCGTTCCAGCAGCGAGCCCTGCCACCCAGGTCCGCCCGGTGGGGGACACCCTGTACCCCACGCTGGGGCAGGCGGGCCTGGACGCCGTGCACTACGACGTGCACCTGACCGTCACGCAGCCCGGCACCCGCGCCCTCAGCGGCGACGTGACCGCCACCCTGCGCGCTCGACAGTCCCTGCCGCTGATCAGCCTGGATTTCCTGGGACCGGCCGTCACCGCGGCCCTGTGGGACGGGCAGCCCGTCCCGTTCCGGCAGGACCGCGCGGGCGGGAAGCTGCTGATCCTGCGCGCCCTGCCTGCCGGTCAGGAGGCCCGCGTGACCCTGCGCTACGCGGGCTTGGCGGGCGTCCTGCCGGACCCGGTCTTTCCGTTCACGCTGGGCTGGCAGGCCGTCCCGGACCCCCTGAACGCCGCAGGCGGCGCGAACTTCGCGTTCAGCGAACCGGACGGCACCCGCACCTTCCTGCCGGTCAACGATCACCCCTCGGACCCCGCCACGTTCACCGTCACCCTGACCGTCCCGCCCGGCACGACCGCCGCCGCCAGCGGCTTTCGCGGTCAGGTGACCGACACGCCCGGCGCGCACACCGTCACCTTCCACCAGACGCGGCCCATCCCCACCTACGCCCTGGCCGTGCACCTGGGCCCCCTGGAGGCCGTGGACAGTCCGGGCGTGCCCGTGGGGCCCGGCGGAACGCTGATCACCCGCCGCGACTACTTTCCGCCCGGCACGGCCGACGCGGCGCGCGCCCCCTACCGCCGCACCGGCGAGATCCTGGAGGCCCTGAGCGACTGGTTCGGGCCGTACCCGTTCGCCACGTACGGCTCGGCGGTCGTCACGGCCCGCCTGCCCGCCCTGGAAACCGCGACGCTCTCCACCATGCCCGTCACGTCCAGCAGCGAGCGCGTGATCGTGCACGAGGCCGCCCACCAGTGGTTCGGGAACACGGTCGCGCTGCGCGACTGGTCCGACGTGTGGCTGAACGAGGGCTTCGCCACGTACGCCGAACTGCTCTGGGCCGAACACCAGGGTCAGGACGGACAGGCCCTCGCGCACGCCTGGCACGCCACCCTCCAGCGGCGCGGCACCCGTCCGCTGATTGCCGTCACCCCCGACCAGATGTTCGACACCAGCGCCTACCAGCGCGGCGCGCTGGCCCTGCACGCCCTGCGCCTGCACGCCGGTGATCCCGCCTTCCGGCGGTTCCTGCGCGGGTACGCAGCGGGCGAGGCGGGGGCGGTCGTCGGCACCGGCGACCTGCTCGCCTACGTGCACCGTACCCTCGGACCCGGCGCGGCGGTCCTTCTGCGGCAGTGGGTGGAGGCCCCGGAACTGCCCTCATACCGACTCCGATTGAATGGGCTGCAAAGCCCATTCAATCCGAGCGAAGCGAGTGGGAGCAACACGGGTTCCGGACGTGGAGCTGGCAATCCGGTGAAGTCCCGGATTGTCGGCGAAACAAACGGAATCCGTATCACGCCCCCACGCTCAGGGAATCCTGACTTTGCCTTAAGGAACGTGGGGTATCTCACACTGCCTGTGCCGGGCGGTGTACGCTTCCCTCATGTGGCCATTTGGAAAGAGCACCGCTGA
- a CDS encoding DNA gyrase subunit B has translation MTQIDDPVNAPVQDITTSAGPSADYTAADISVLEGMDAVRKRPGMYVQGGTGIDGYHQLLTEIIDNGIDEGLAGFADEIHVILHADGAATVTDNGRGIPIDIMQSKGRPAIEVIFSELHAGGKFGQGAYKVSGGLHGVGSTVVNALSTYLDVTVNKHGHLHNIRFEKGLLVKPLRDEGPTPTDITWATRVTFHPDPSIFKEFDNQFNYDRIRNRLRELGYLTGLKIVIRDERTELHAGQIKEETFHEKGGVANFARALVTDDSKLLYDQPIVMRGKHSDVEVEVAFIHANTYASDNILTYANMIRTRDGGTPLTGFKTAYTRILNKYARDKNMIKAGNPVPSGDDLLEGIYCVVSVKLGDPQFESQAKVKLLNSEAQTAVNAVVGEKFAEFLEENPKVGKTIVEKAAEAARAREAARKARDIVRRSNPLENDDLPGKLADCSSQDPAESELFIVEGISAGGSAKGGRERRFQAILPLRGKILNVEKAELNKILKNAEIRALIGTIGAGVEGTGDRMHFDLTNLRYHKIIIMTDADMDGGHIATLLLTFFYRYMRPIVEAGYLYIAQPPLYRIMIGREKKGTYLYDNDALKVAVAQANREGKKYDIQRFKGLGEMNADQLWDTTMNPETRVLKRVGIEDLIVANEVFENLMGTEVAPRKVFIQENARFAEISV, from the coding sequence ATGACCCAGATCGACGACCCCGTCAACGCCCCCGTGCAGGACATCACCACCAGCGCCGGCCCCAGCGCCGACTACACCGCCGCCGACATCAGCGTCCTGGAAGGCATGGACGCCGTCCGCAAACGCCCCGGCATGTACGTCCAGGGCGGCACCGGCATCGACGGCTACCACCAGCTCCTGACCGAAATCATCGACAACGGCATCGACGAGGGCCTCGCCGGATTCGCCGACGAAATCCACGTCATCCTGCACGCCGACGGCGCCGCCACCGTCACCGACAACGGCCGCGGCATCCCCATCGACATCATGCAGAGCAAGGGCCGCCCCGCCATCGAAGTCATCTTCAGCGAACTGCACGCCGGCGGCAAATTCGGCCAGGGCGCCTACAAGGTCAGCGGCGGCCTGCACGGCGTCGGCAGCACCGTCGTCAACGCCCTGAGCACCTACCTCGACGTGACCGTCAACAAACACGGCCACCTGCACAACATCCGCTTCGAAAAAGGCCTGCTCGTCAAACCCCTGCGCGACGAAGGCCCCACCCCCACGGACATCACCTGGGCCACCCGCGTCACCTTCCACCCGGACCCCAGCATCTTCAAAGAATTCGACAACCAGTTCAACTACGACCGCATCCGCAACCGCCTGCGCGAACTCGGCTACCTGACCGGCCTGAAAATCGTCATCCGCGACGAACGCACCGAACTGCACGCCGGACAGATCAAGGAAGAAACCTTCCACGAGAAAGGCGGCGTCGCCAACTTCGCCCGCGCACTCGTCACCGACGACAGCAAACTCCTGTACGACCAGCCCATCGTCATGCGCGGCAAGCACAGCGACGTGGAAGTCGAAGTGGCGTTCATCCACGCCAACACCTACGCCAGCGACAACATCCTCACGTACGCCAACATGATCCGCACCCGCGACGGCGGCACCCCGCTGACCGGCTTCAAGACCGCGTACACCCGCATCCTGAACAAGTACGCCCGCGACAAGAACATGATCAAAGCCGGGAACCCCGTCCCCAGCGGCGACGACCTCCTCGAAGGCATCTACTGCGTCGTCAGCGTCAAACTCGGCGACCCCCAGTTCGAATCGCAGGCCAAGGTCAAACTCCTGAACAGCGAAGCGCAGACCGCCGTGAACGCCGTCGTCGGCGAGAAATTCGCTGAATTCCTCGAAGAGAACCCCAAAGTCGGCAAGACCATCGTCGAGAAAGCCGCCGAAGCCGCCCGCGCCCGCGAGGCCGCCCGCAAGGCCCGCGACATCGTCCGCCGCAGCAACCCCCTGGAAAACGACGACCTGCCCGGCAAACTCGCCGACTGCAGCAGCCAGGACCCCGCCGAAAGCGAACTGTTCATCGTCGAAGGCATCAGCGCCGGCGGCAGCGCCAAGGGCGGCCGCGAACGCCGCTTCCAGGCGATCCTGCCCCTGCGCGGCAAGATCCTGAACGTCGAAAAAGCCGAACTGAACAAGATCCTCAAAAACGCCGAGATCCGAGCCCTGATCGGCACCATCGGCGCCGGCGTCGAAGGCACCGGCGACCGCATGCACTTCGACCTCACCAACCTCCGCTACCACAAGATCATCATCATGACCGACGCCGACATGGACGGCGGCCACATCGCCACGCTGCTCCTGACCTTCTTCTACCGCTACATGCGACCCATCGTCGAAGCCGGCTACCTCTACATCGCCCAGCCTCCCCTGTACCGCATCATGATCGGCCGCGAAAAGAAAGGCACCTACCTCTACGACAACGACGCCCTGAAAGTCGCCGTCGCCCAGGCCAACCGCGAAGGCAAAAAGTACGACATCCAACGCTTCAAAGGCCTCGGCGAGATGAACGCCGACCAGCTCTGGGACACCACCATGAACCCCGAAACCCGCGTCCTCAAACGCGTCGGCATCGAAGACCTCATCGTCGCCAACGAAGTCTTCGAGAACCTCATGGGCACCGAAGTCGCCCCCCGCAAAGTCTTCATTCAGGAAAACGCGAGGTTCGCCGAAATCAGCGTGTAA
- a CDS encoding thioesterase family protein — MNPGEPSLTVIRVRYAETDAMGVAHHATYPVWFEVARTDLMNALGLPYREVEARGYYLMLSGLNVEYRRAARYDDTLHVLTRVTSVRSRTLTFTYEVRRGDELLATGETRHIATDHAYRPARLPDDVLAALSSPRPS; from the coding sequence GTGAACCCCGGCGAGCCGTCCCTGACGGTCATCCGCGTGCGCTACGCCGAGACGGACGCCATGGGCGTCGCGCATCACGCCACGTACCCGGTGTGGTTCGAGGTGGCGCGCACGGACCTGATGAACGCCCTGGGCCTGCCGTACCGGGAGGTCGAGGCGCGCGGGTACTACCTGATGCTCTCGGGCCTGAACGTCGAGTACCGCCGCGCCGCCCGCTACGACGACACGCTGCACGTCCTGACGCGCGTCACGTCCGTGCGTTCCCGCACCCTGACCTTCACGTACGAGGTCCGGCGCGGCGACGAACTGCTCGCCACGGGCGAGACGCGTCACATCGCCACCGATCACGCCTACCGCCCGGCCCGCCTGCCGGACGACGTGCTCGCGGCGCTGTCTTCACCCCGTCCCTCCTGA
- a CDS encoding vWA domain-containing protein, giving the protein MDRASQITAPITAPPPAGQPGRSRPLTALLLTGLLLNPAAHSAQPAQPAQPPQGAPAQPICALPGEPLPTRTRAVIVLDTSGSMRGLGDGRADIFEQVKASVARYVQVRTPDELTLITFDGGLRTRRTFSDPARNPNWTAALTATRADGNNTYLYRSLRAALTPLTRQPDTLTTVFVLTDGIDNDSAATAGAAQAALDAFTARGPLDRLHYVALGTDIPAAARAALEGSDYASGLTLPLGRIPDLTGRTAAGTGLEGGLLTVTDPAAAGAAFPPGTPLTLAVSPGARNLRLNAAPAGPESLTLTGPVQAGAAALLCAPPSEAAGQVAPRARRVLLRLTGTAPLLTWLNPGEDRTLKAGEHATLRYRAAPGLPLDQASVTGAGGLRAEVRALPGGRELSVQFTGLGLPAGQSVTPTLLIPGLPAQALPTLTGAAGGRLPPTPLAAPPTTPPTTPPPTSPAPPTDPAPPAGSRPAPLPAALIWLVALALAGALLLGWRARTRAPIPPARPARPAPPTPVEGLEYRDDRTLALVGADGEVSSVPTPLGGPFDLGQMARVPHLSGLRAEQHRDGLRILRFPPDLEISQGTRLLNPGDVVRPGTLLGVAVARRSRAPHPTLGSLAGLGLPLALHSRGPVLHVRGPYGEHALRVHAPVTDLGETLRAPALEGLSVSLSGRDLLLLHAPDTLQLRVAGENTVLTPGTPLPPHAVVDFLG; this is encoded by the coding sequence ATGGACCGCGCCTCCCAGATCACAGCCCCGATCACCGCCCCGCCACCGGCCGGCCAGCCGGGGCGTTCCCGGCCACTGACCGCCCTGCTGCTGACCGGCCTGCTCCTGAACCCAGCCGCGCACAGCGCCCAGCCAGCGCAGCCCGCGCAGCCCCCGCAGGGAGCACCGGCCCAGCCGATCTGCGCCCTGCCGGGTGAACCGCTGCCCACCCGCACCCGCGCCGTGATCGTGCTGGACACCAGCGGCAGCATGCGCGGGCTGGGCGACGGACGCGCCGACATCTTCGAGCAGGTCAAGGCCAGCGTCGCCCGGTACGTGCAGGTCCGCACCCCGGACGAACTGACCCTGATCACCTTCGACGGCGGCCTGCGCACCCGCCGCACCTTCAGCGACCCCGCCCGCAACCCCAACTGGACGGCCGCGCTAACCGCCACCCGCGCCGACGGTAACAACACCTACCTGTACCGCAGCCTCCGGGCCGCGCTGACCCCCCTGACCCGGCAGCCGGACACCCTGACCACCGTGTTCGTCCTGACCGACGGCATCGACAACGATAGCGCCGCCACGGCCGGGGCCGCGCAGGCCGCCCTGGACGCTTTCACCGCCCGCGGCCCCCTGGACCGGCTGCACTACGTGGCGCTCGGCACCGACATTCCCGCCGCCGCCCGCGCCGCCCTGGAGGGCAGCGACTACGCCAGCGGCCTGACCCTCCCGCTGGGCCGCATTCCCGACCTGACCGGCCGGACGGCCGCCGGCACCGGACTGGAAGGCGGCCTGCTGACCGTCACGGACCCCGCCGCGGCGGGCGCCGCCTTCCCGCCCGGCACGCCCCTGACCCTCGCGGTCAGCCCCGGCGCGCGGAACCTGCGACTGAACGCCGCCCCGGCCGGCCCGGAGAGCCTGACCCTGACCGGACCCGTGCAGGCCGGAGCGGCCGCGCTGCTGTGCGCCCCGCCCAGCGAGGCGGCGGGGCAGGTGGCCCCCCGCGCCCGCCGCGTGCTGCTGCGCCTGACCGGCACCGCCCCCCTCCTGACCTGGCTGAACCCCGGCGAGGACCGCACCCTGAAAGCCGGCGAGCACGCCACCCTGCGTTACCGCGCCGCGCCCGGCCTGCCGCTCGATCAGGCGAGCGTCACGGGTGCGGGCGGCCTGCGCGCCGAGGTGCGCGCCCTGCCCGGCGGCCGCGAACTGAGCGTGCAGTTCACGGGCCTGGGCCTCCCGGCCGGTCAGAGCGTCACGCCCACCCTGCTCATTCCGGGCCTGCCCGCGCAGGCGCTGCCCACCCTGACCGGCGCGGCCGGGGGACGCCTGCCGCCCACCCCACTGGCCGCGCCGCCGACCACCCCGCCGACCACACCGCCGCCCACCTCCCCGGCTCCCCCCACGGACCCCGCCCCGCCCGCAGGGTCCCGCCCCGCGCCGCTTCCCGCCGCGCTGATCTGGCTGGTCGCGCTGGCGCTGGCCGGCGCGCTGCTGCTCGGCTGGCGCGCCCGCACGCGCGCACCCATCCCGCCCGCCCGCCCGGCCCGCCCCGCGCCGCCCACACCCGTCGAGGGTCTGGAGTACCGCGACGACCGCACCCTGGCCCTGGTCGGCGCGGACGGCGAGGTCAGCAGCGTGCCCACCCCCCTGGGCGGCCCCTTCGACCTGGGGCAGATGGCCCGCGTGCCGCACCTGAGCGGCCTGCGCGCCGAACAGCACCGCGACGGCCTGCGCATCCTGCGCTTCCCGCCGGACCTGGAAATCAGCCAGGGCACCCGCCTGCTCAACCCCGGCGACGTCGTGCGCCCCGGCACCCTGCTGGGCGTGGCGGTCGCCCGGCGGTCCCGCGCTCCGCATCCCACCCTCGGCAGTCTGGCCGGGCTGGGCCTTCCCCTCGCCCTGCACAGCCGCGGTCCCGTCCTGCACGTGCGCGGCCCGTACGGCGAGCACGCCCTGCGCGTCCACGCGCCCGTCACCGACCTCGGCGAGACCCTGCGCGCCCCCGCCCTGGAGGGTCTGAGCGTCAGCCTCAGTGGCCGCGACCTGCTGCTGCTGCACGCCCCGGACACCCTGCAACTGCGCGTCGCCGGCGAGAACACCGTCCTGACGCCCGGCACGCCCCTGCCCCCGCACGCCGTCGTGGACTTCCTGGGCTGA
- a CDS encoding ribosome-binding factor A → MKPEQLQSQLTRVLSEAISGLRDPRVPMIVTVERISVTSDYGIARVYVSAMTGDMDELLDALRGARGHLQRQVADQVKLRRTPTLEFHAASDTIL, encoded by the coding sequence ATGAAACCCGAACAGCTTCAGTCGCAGCTGACCCGCGTGCTCAGCGAGGCCATCTCGGGCCTGCGGGACCCGCGCGTGCCCATGATCGTGACCGTCGAGCGCATCAGCGTGACCAGCGATTACGGCATCGCGCGGGTGTACGTGAGCGCCATGACCGGCGACATGGACGAGCTGCTCGACGCGCTGCGCGGCGCACGCGGGCACCTGCAGCGGCAGGTGGCGGATCAGGTGAAACTGCGCCGCACGCCCACCCTGGAATTCCACGCCGCGTCGGACACCATCCTGTGA
- a CDS encoding LysM peptidoglycan-binding domain-containing protein produces the protein MRRTSLLFLILLGLTGPAGPALAASAPRTVTVRAGDTLYRIATRTGTSVAALRAANGLKGDVIRAGQVLRLSGSASVSAAAPAATSAARRHTVKRGDTLSLIARRYGVSVSALKAGNSLSSSVIRTGQVLKIPARSARPAPAPTTEVRVVYRYVRMAAGDTPTRFAARYRLSVDHLRRLNGLNTARLIVPGRKLLVPSRVPVPIPPRPVRAPVSFKRLSPLNVPVRIANVDLRHRDTLVAPVLASPRAAFGSGARVSQLARNSGAKVVINGSYFHPQTYAPAGDIVMQGRMLTWGRIPMALAITPDNRATIRASTTPLLLRPLDTTWAGMETVVATGPRILSGGQLITRYSAAFRDPALFGRAARSAIGLISNRDLVLVSTHMKLTTTEMGRVMARLGIRDALLLDGGSSTGIAWNGQAALDSVRKVSYGIGVFTDYTGRRYAR, from the coding sequence ATGCGCCGAACCTCCCTGCTGTTCCTGATTCTCCTCGGCCTGACTGGTCCCGCCGGCCCTGCGCTGGCGGCCAGTGCTCCGCGCACCGTCACGGTCCGCGCCGGGGATACGCTGTACCGCATCGCCACCCGCACCGGCACCAGCGTGGCCGCCCTGCGCGCCGCGAACGGCCTGAAGGGCGACGTGATCCGCGCCGGGCAGGTGCTTCGCCTGAGCGGAAGCGCTTCCGTTTCTGCCGCCGCTCCCGCCGCCACTTCTGCTGCCCGGCGGCACACCGTGAAGAGGGGCGACACCCTGAGCCTGATCGCGCGCCGCTACGGCGTGAGCGTCTCTGCCCTGAAAGCCGGGAATAGCCTGAGCAGCAGCGTCATCCGCACGGGTCAGGTCCTGAAGATCCCGGCCCGCAGCGCCCGTCCCGCCCCGGCCCCCACCACCGAGGTCCGGGTCGTGTACCGCTACGTGCGCATGGCGGCCGGGGACACGCCCACCCGCTTCGCCGCCCGCTACCGCCTGAGCGTCGATCATCTGCGCCGCCTGAACGGCCTGAACACCGCCCGCCTGATCGTGCCGGGCCGGAAACTGCTTGTCCCGAGCCGCGTGCCGGTCCCGATCCCGCCCCGCCCGGTGCGTGCGCCCGTCAGTTTCAAACGCCTGTCCCCGCTGAACGTCCCGGTCCGGATCGCGAACGTGGACCTGCGGCACCGCGACACGCTGGTCGCGCCGGTCCTGGCCAGTCCGCGCGCCGCGTTCGGCAGCGGCGCGCGCGTCAGCCAGCTGGCCCGCAACAGCGGCGCGAAGGTCGTCATCAACGGGTCGTACTTTCACCCGCAGACGTACGCGCCCGCCGGGGACATCGTCATGCAGGGCCGCATGCTCACCTGGGGCCGCATTCCGATGGCGCTGGCCATCACGCCCGACAACCGCGCCACCATCCGCGCCAGCACCACCCCGCTGCTGCTGCGCCCCCTGGACACCACCTGGGCCGGCATGGAGACGGTCGTGGCGACCGGACCCCGCATCCTGAGCGGCGGGCAACTGATCACGCGTTACAGCGCCGCGTTCCGCGACCCGGCCCTGTTCGGCCGCGCGGCCCGCAGCGCCATCGGCCTGATCAGCAACCGCGACCTCGTGCTCGTCAGCACCCACATGAAACTCACGACCACCGAGATGGGCCGCGTCATGGCCCGCCTGGGCATCCGGGACGCCCTGCTGCTCGACGGCGGCAGCTCCACCGGCATCGCCTGGAACGGACAGGCGGCGCTCGACAGTGTCCGCAAGGTCAGTTACGGCATTGGCGTCTTCACCGACTACACCGGCCGCCGCTACGCCCGCTGA
- a CDS encoding S8 family serine peptidase gives MNKRRNLGLIPHLCAALTMLTSHAAAQQLDLGEALRGPLFATQGQMLKVKGSEAGTSIYVGGRKESCSVEECVIPQNAALGRQTLRFEPPGNLTVNGLLTPKNIYILPSDKAKVKVFLNEIPFQDNDLRSIDRELAYFNSSSGYINDNFLTINDLDYVMSSRLGESFSLSSRITPGDLKNIRQVDSSSASYPLWAYLSPTEAKILEKYLKELKNKNGGAVAIRIPFGKPANIALDNFTSRKSVINLPNSITRSNSFAEKLLRQYEQTNGEKISQNTRQLLTSRLMAGNLPVILYGISDIAKKNLGFSSYSVPRACSKLRYLTVKSADEFGFYTWLSREYSLGVSIDPTAEPIGGQLPEQEGVETFLKSVSESRQEALISRNYGHAEMSSGLDASQPKLPAIVFILDTMEDDGIDKYSRKVKISNSVELFFEGHGRLIKDIISAVNEDAPIQFKAIKICENGVCGMEKLIASVCQAAAVKIGNPEHRVLINMSFSTPLPGKTLQSVIEYAAKEGVEIIASHGNAPKERQNDSPAEPLGYSCRNYTLGDMCHHFPGDWSKNQQSIISVAPVDCGPDKKWSISKYSRAALPAGSAQSVPPSVYFPGSWPFPVKLNGQETYADYNGASFATAVATAIMIRNGHLKGHARPDGRC, from the coding sequence ATGAACAAGAGACGGAATCTCGGCCTCATCCCACACCTGTGCGCGGCCCTGACCATGCTGACCAGCCACGCGGCAGCGCAACAGTTGGACCTAGGTGAGGCGTTGCGCGGCCCCTTGTTCGCAACACAGGGGCAAATGCTAAAAGTGAAGGGAAGTGAGGCGGGAACATCTATTTATGTGGGCGGCAGAAAAGAATCTTGTAGTGTTGAAGAATGCGTAATACCTCAGAACGCCGCACTCGGCCGCCAGACTCTGAGATTTGAGCCTCCCGGCAATTTAACAGTGAATGGACTATTAACTCCGAAAAACATTTATATTTTGCCGTCAGACAAAGCAAAAGTCAAGGTGTTCCTTAATGAGATTCCGTTTCAGGACAATGACCTAAGAAGTATAGACAGGGAATTGGCCTATTTTAATAGTTCCAGTGGTTATATAAATGATAATTTTTTAACGATAAATGATCTCGATTATGTGATGTCGAGCAGGCTCGGGGAAAGCTTTAGTCTCAGTAGTAGAATTACTCCAGGTGACCTCAAAAATATCAGGCAGGTGGATTCTTCGAGCGCATCTTACCCTCTGTGGGCCTATCTGAGTCCGACTGAGGCTAAAATCTTGGAAAAATACTTGAAAGAGTTAAAAAATAAGAACGGCGGAGCGGTAGCTATCAGAATTCCATTCGGAAAGCCTGCTAATATTGCGCTTGATAATTTTACTAGTAGGAAAAGCGTCATAAATCTGCCGAACAGCATTACCAGGAGTAATAGTTTCGCCGAGAAATTACTAAGGCAATATGAGCAAACTAATGGAGAAAAAATAAGCCAAAATACCCGACAATTACTCACTAGCCGTTTAATGGCTGGCAATCTACCGGTAATTTTATATGGAATAAGTGATATTGCTAAGAAAAATCTTGGTTTTAGTTCATACTCAGTCCCTCGAGCCTGCAGCAAACTGAGATATTTAACCGTGAAAAGTGCAGATGAGTTCGGATTTTATACATGGCTTTCCCGAGAATATTCCCTCGGTGTAAGTATCGACCCAACTGCGGAGCCTATCGGTGGCCAATTGCCCGAACAAGAAGGCGTAGAAACATTCTTAAAATCTGTAAGTGAATCGCGTCAGGAGGCATTGATCTCCCGCAATTACGGACATGCTGAGATGAGTTCTGGATTAGATGCTTCGCAGCCGAAATTACCTGCCATCGTTTTCATCTTAGATACCATGGAGGATGATGGGATTGACAAATATAGCAGAAAAGTTAAAATTTCTAACAGTGTCGAGTTATTTTTTGAAGGACACGGTAGATTGATCAAGGATATCATATCAGCAGTAAACGAAGACGCGCCGATTCAATTTAAAGCCATAAAAATCTGCGAAAATGGTGTTTGCGGAATGGAAAAACTGATTGCTTCAGTATGCCAAGCTGCGGCTGTAAAGATTGGCAATCCAGAGCATCGCGTTCTCATAAATATGAGTTTCAGCACGCCTCTGCCAGGAAAAACGCTTCAGAGTGTCATTGAGTATGCAGCAAAAGAGGGAGTCGAAATAATCGCGTCTCACGGCAATGCTCCAAAGGAGAGGCAGAATGATAGCCCCGCTGAACCGCTCGGATATTCATGTCGCAACTACACTCTTGGTGATATGTGCCATCACTTTCCGGGCGATTGGAGTAAAAATCAACAGTCAATAATTAGCGTTGCGCCCGTAGATTGCGGACCGGACAAGAAGTGGAGTATCTCAAAGTATTCCCGCGCCGCCCTGCCTGCGGGTAGCGCCCAGAGCGTGCCGCCTAGCGTCTACTTCCCAGGGTCGTGGCCGTTCCCGGTCAAGCTGAACGGACAGGAGACGTACGCCGACTACAACGGCGCCTCGTTCGCGACGGCTGTTGCCACAGCCATCATGATCCGCAATGGTCACCTGAAAGGCCATGCACGCCCGGACGGGCGGTGTTGA